The following nucleotide sequence is from Mycobacterium sp. 050128.
GCCAGCCTCTCACGCGCCGACAAAACCTCACTGGCCGGGATGTACGGATTCATCGTATTGCTGCACCTAGTGGGCTTCATTGTGCTGTTCGCGTTCGTCGTGCCCAACAATTACCAGCTCGGCGGGGACCACCCGGTCTTCACCATCGGCGTGGGCGTGTTGGCCTACACGCTAGGGCTGCGCCACGCGTTCGACGCCGACCACATCGCCGCCGTCGACAACACCACCCGCAAACTGATCGCCGACAACACCGCAGCCGGCCTGGACAGAAAACCTCTCTCGGTCGGTTTCTGGTTCTCGTTGGGCCACTCCACCATCGTGTTCACCCTGGCGTTCCTGCTCGCCGTCGGGGTTCGCGCGCTGGTCCGACCCGTCCAGGATGAAAGCTCGACACTGCACACCATCACCGGCATGATCGGCCCCTCAGTATCCGGAATCTTCTTGTGGATCATCGGCATCCTGAACCTGGTCGCCCTGCTCGGCATCATCAAAGTGTTCCGCGAACTGCGCCGCGGCCGCTACGACGAAGCCGCGCTAGAAAAACAACTCGACTCACGCGGATTCATGAACCGCTTCCTGGGCGGGCTGACCAAATCAGTCACCAAACCGTGGCACATCTACCCCATCGGCGTGCTGTTCGGACTCGGCTTCGACACAGCCACCGAAGTCGGGCTGCTCGTGCTCGCCGGCGGCGCCGCCGCGTTCAACCTGCCGTTCTACGCCATCCTGGTTCTGCCAATCCTGTTCGCCGCCGGCATGTGCCTGATGGACACCACCGACGGCGTCTTCATGAACTACGCCTACGGCTGGGCCTTCGCCAAACCCGTCCGCAAAATCTTCTACAACCTCACCATCACATCGATCTCCGTCGCCGTCGCGCTGATCATCGGCACCATCGAACTCATCGGCGTGCTCGCCGACCGCCTCCACATCGACTCCGGACCACTCGCCGCGATCGCCAACATCAACCTCGACTACGCCGGCTACGCCATCGTCGCGCTATTCGTCTTCTCCTGGCTTATCGCCGTGTCCGTCTGGAGATTCGGAAACATCGAACAACGCTGGTCCACCAACCTCACCAGCTGAACGGCCGTCGGTCCGGCCGACCTGCGCCGCGCCTCAACGACGCAAGCGGGTCAACTTTCCGGGAACCGCAGCGGGTCAATTTTGAGAAACCGTTGACAGGCCTGTTGGAGAGCGTCGGTGTTTCGGGAGCCGGGTAGCGGGACTGATGCCCACACGCCGTCGGTGACGCCCAGTTTCAGAGCGCGCTGGGC
It contains:
- a CDS encoding HoxN/HupN/NixA family nickel/cobalt transporter; amino-acid sequence: MSEPAVEETPRRLAQFRASLSRADKTSLAGMYGFIVLLHLVGFIVLFAFVVPNNYQLGGDHPVFTIGVGVLAYTLGLRHAFDADHIAAVDNTTRKLIADNTAAGLDRKPLSVGFWFSLGHSTIVFTLAFLLAVGVRALVRPVQDESSTLHTITGMIGPSVSGIFLWIIGILNLVALLGIIKVFRELRRGRYDEAALEKQLDSRGFMNRFLGGLTKSVTKPWHIYPIGVLFGLGFDTATEVGLLVLAGGAAAFNLPFYAILVLPILFAAGMCLMDTTDGVFMNYAYGWAFAKPVRKIFYNLTITSISVAVALIIGTIELIGVLADRLHIDSGPLAAIANINLDYAGYAIVALFVFSWLIAVSVWRFGNIEQRWSTNLTS